The following proteins come from a genomic window of Loxodonta africana isolate mLoxAfr1 chromosome 19, mLoxAfr1.hap2, whole genome shotgun sequence:
- the MAPKAPK5 gene encoding MAP kinase-activated protein kinase 5, whose protein sequence is MSEESEMEKAIKETSILEEYSINWTQKLGAGISGPVRVCVKKSTQERFALKILLDRPKARNEVRLHMMCATHPNIVQIIEVFANSVQFPYESSPRARLLIVMEMMEGGELFHRISQHRHFTEKQASQVTKQIALALQHCHLLNIAHRDLKPENLLFKDNSLDAPVKLCDFGFAKIDQGDLMTPQFTPYYVAPQVLEAQRRHQKEKSGIIPTSPTPYTYNKSCDLWSLGVIIYVMLCGYPPFYSKHHSRTIPKDMRRKIMTGSFEFPEEEWSQISEMAKDVVRKLLKVKPEERLTIEGVLDHPWLNSTEALDNVLPSAQLMMDKAVVAGIQQAHAEQLANMRIQDLKVSLKPLHSVNNPILRKRKLLGTKPKDVVYIHDRENGAEDSNVALEKLRDVIAQCILPQAGENEDEKLNEVMQEAWKYNRECKLLRETLQSFSWNGRGFTDKVDRLKLAEIVKQVIEEQTMSHESQ, encoded by the exons GAAACCTCCATTTTAGAGGAATACAGTATCAATTGGACTCAGAAGCTGGGAGCTGGAATTAGTGGTCCAGTTAG AGTCTGTGTGAAGAAATCTACCCAAGAACGGTTTGCACTGAAAATTCTTCTTGATCgtccaaaagctagaaatgag GTACGCCTGCACATGATGTGTGCCACACACCCAAATATAGTTCAGATTATTGAAGTGTTTGCTAACAGTGTACAGTTTCCTTATGAGTCCAGCCCCAG GGCTCGACTCTTAATTGTAATGGAGATGATGGAAGGGGGAGAGCTATTTCACAGAATCAGCCAGCACCGGCACTTTACAGAGAAGCAAGCCAGCCAAGTAACAAAGCAG ATAGCTCTGGCTCTGCAGCACTGTCACTTACTGAATATCGCACACAGAGATCTCAAGCCTGAAAATCTGCTCTTCAAGGATAACTCTTTG gATGCCCCAGTGAAGTTGTGTGACTTTGGATTTGCCAAAATTGACCAAGGTGACCTGATGACACCTCAGTTTACCCCGTATTATGTAGCTCCTCAG GTACTAGAGGCACAGAGAAGGCATCAGAAGGAGAAGTCTGGCATCATACCTACCTCGCCAACACCCTACACTTATAACAAG aGCTGTGACTTGTGGTCCCTAGGGGTGATTATATATGTGATGCTGTGCGGATACCCTCCTTTTTACTCCAAACACCACAGCCGGACGATCCCAAAGGATATGCGGAGAAAGATCATGACAGGCAGTTTCGAGTTCCCAGAGGAGGAGTGGAGCCAGATCTCAGAGATGGCCAAAGATGTTGTAAGAAA GCTTCTGAAGGTCAAACCAGAAGAGAGACTCACCATTGAGGGAGTGCTGGACCACCCCTGGCTCAACTCGACTGAGGCCCTGGATAACGTGCTGCCCTCTGCTCAGCTGATGATGGATAAG GCGGTGGTTGCAGGAATCCAGCAGGCTCATGCAGAGCAGTTGGCCAACATGAGAATCCAGGATCTGAAAGTCAGCCTCAAACCTTTGCATTCTGTGAACAACCCCATTCTGAGAAAAAGGAAGTTACTCGG CACCAAGCCAAAGGACGTTGTTTATATCCATGACCGTGAGAATGGAGCCGAGGATTCAAATGTTGCCTTGGAAAAGCTCCGAGATGTGATTGCTCAGTGTATTCTCCCCCAGGCTG GAGAAAATGAAGATGAGAAGCTAAATGAAGTAATGCAGGAGGCTTGGAAGTATAACCGGGAATGCAAACTCCTAAGAGAAACTCTGCAAAGCTTCAGCTGGAATG GTCGCGGATTCACAGATAAAGTGGATCGACTAAAACTGGCAGAAATTGTGAAGCAAGTGATTGAAGAGCAAACCATGTCCCATGAATCCCAATAA